The following is a genomic window from Planctomycetia bacterium.
AGCTTCTGAAAGTGGCGGGGATCCGTGCTGAGCTGGATGACTCGCCGGAAAAGATCGGGCCGAAGAAGCACAAGGCCCGGCAGATGAAGGTTCCGTACATCGCCGTGGTAGGCGAACAGGAGCACGCGGCCGGCACGGTGAACATCAACGACCGCGATGGTCGTACGCTGGACAATATGGCCCTGGATATGTTCCTGACGATGCTCGTTCAGGAGAACAATCCCGGGGGTCGGGAGTTCGCGGCTCGAAGGTCGCGACCGGCCGAATGATGAGCAGGGTCCTTATGGAAAGGAAGGTGGGCGCCTATTAGCAACCTAAGATGCAACGAACAGATCCGCTTGTCGCCGGTGCGGGTCATTGACGAGAACGGCACCATGCTGGGAGTCGTCTCGACGTCGGATGCCATGCAGCGCGCTCGAGACGTTGGCATGGACCTCGTGGAGATTTCTCCCAACGAGCGGCCTCCCGTCTGCAAGATCATGGACTACGGGAAGCACAAGTACCTCCAGTCCAAAAAGCACAAGCAGAAGCACCACGAGCAGAAGCTCAAGGAAGTCCGTATCCGTCCGAAGACAGACCCGCACGATCGCAACATCAAGATGGCCCATGCCCGGGGATTTCTGGAGCAAGGGGACAAGGTGCTCTTCACCATGCTGTTTCGCGGTCGCGAGCGGTTCCACCAGGATATCGGGGACGAGAGTTTCAACGATATCATCACCAACCTCGTGGACATTGCGAAGGTTGAGCAGCCTCCCAAGACGTTCGGACGGCGCATGACGATGGTGCTTGTGCCGCTGAAGGTGCCCGCGCCCGGAAAGCCCAAGCCCCCGGGTGGTGCTAAGGCCGCCAAGGCGCCCAAGGCGAAACCTCCCCAGGCGGCTCCGGCTCCGGAGGCTGATGCCGCGACAGGTGAGACCGCCAGCCAGACTGATGAGGCCGCGTCCCCGGCATCGTAACGACCGATATTGTGATTTTGCCGCGATGCGGGCGTTGGCGGGTTGTTTAACGAGGGGGGCGGGAAGCTTGCAGGTCCGCCGACGGGCTGCTAGACTGCTGGGCTTTCGATCAGCAGGAGCAATTGAATGGCCGCAGAAATCAGCCCGGGCACCGTCATCAGCGTGACAGTCACCAAGTCTCCGACCAATGAGGCGGCGGCCAAGACTTTGTCGCGCATCTTCGCCAAGGATCCGGAGAACAAGCGCGAGCGCGGTCGGCGCAAGAAGCTGCTCGTGGCGGCTGTGGAAGTGCGTCGGCGCGGCGGTCGGCCGTGGGAAGTTCGATCGAAGGCGCCGCGACTGGTTCAGCCGATCAAGGGCGACGGCTGCCGCATCACGGCCAGTTCGGACGTCCTGCGAGACCTCGGCAGCGTTCAGCGCTTCGTCGCGGTCAAGCCTGTCTGATTAACCAATTTGTGACGAGTTCATGGGACTTGCCCCGCGTGCAGCAGGTAGGCTGATCACGCGCGTCGATCTACTGCGCCGGTTGTGAGCCTGGGGGCGCGACTTCAAAGGGCCGATCGAGATACCAAGCCATTTGGGGAGGCGTGATGTTTCGAAACTCGTAATCGCCGAACTTCTCCGTTCTAAATGGGGTCCGCGATAATTGGATGCGGTCGTTCATGGGCGTCGCGCGGTTCAGGTCTTTCCAGGCTGCGATGTATTCGGGCGGGATCATCAGGCTGTCGAAGAATGCATCGCATTGCCGGTGTGATCCCAGTATTAACAAGAGCAGGGAAATGACGAGTGAGCCGTCGGAGGCGATCCGTCCCAGGCGGACAGTGATCTGCCTCAGCAGGCATATCCCGATCGCGGTGAACAGCGCCAGGCTGGGGCCAAGATAAAAGAGCCAATAGTGATGCACGCGGTACTGCCGCCAGAAGAGGGCGACCCACAGGACACCGGTGGCCAGGAGCACCATCGCCGCGGGCAGCCTGTAGATGGGCACAAAATGTCGGAATCGTCGGCTGCACAGGCCTAATAGGCCGATCAGCGCAAAGACAATCGTTACGAGAGATGTGTTGTCGATGGTGTGGTTCCAGGCATTGCCGATGATGATTCGGTCGTCGGCGCCGCTGCCGGTGCGGGCGGTGAAAATGGACCAAAGGCTGTGCCAAGATCCGTCGAGGCCCGCGTACACGATGTGAAGGGTGACCGCCGCGCAGGAGAAGATCGTCGTGGCCCAGACAAATGCGCACAGTCCGCCGCTGATGCGATTGCGTCGCCATGCGTAAGCAGCGTAGAGGCTGAATAAGGCTGCGAAGAGAAAGCCGGGCCAGTCGATCGCGGCGCAAACGAAGATCGCCAGCGCGAAGCCTGCCAGGTGTGAGAGACGGTGCGTGCGGGGAGTGGGCGGCGCCTCCAAGAATTGCCAACACCACAGGGCGAAGAGCATCGCGGCCATGCAGAATGGCTCGTGATTGACCATCCTGCCGAAGAACACGTTGAGCGGCATGATCGCGTAGGCAAAGCCGGCCAGCAGGGCCATCGGCAATCCCATCCATCGGCGAACCAGATCGAACAGGAGCGCCAGGGAGAGAAGCGAGGCGGCGATGGCCGTTAGGCGCGCGGCGAATTCGCTTTCTCCGAACAATTTGAATGCCGCGGCGATGACCCAGACGAGTCCGGCGGGATGGGTGGCGTAGATGCTGCGATCCTGCGGAGCGGCGTTTTCGCCGACGGCGACGAGGGGCATGCCGTGATGGATGTCGAAGGGATATCGCAGGGCGTTGCGGGCGAGCTGCGAATAAAAAGCGCCGTTCCAGTCGTGAATGCGAATCCAGGGCTCGTCAATCTGCCGGCAGAGACCGACGGCATAGGCCGTCAGAAGCAGCGCCAGGCACAGGAGGGTTCGGCGGCGGCGCAGCGGCCCTGCCGACGGATCACCTGAGGCTGCGGGAATCTTTACACACTCACTCACGCGGGGCATACTACCACTGATCGCCCGGCAACTACCACGAATTGAATTCTGATGGCTACCATCCGGCAACCCGACCGCCTCGTTCTCGCCTCGACCAGCCCGCGGCGCGCGGAGTTAATGCGCGAGGCTGGGTACCAGTTTCGGGTGGTGCCCCCGCCCTTTGCCGAGCCGGAAGAAAAGCACCCTCACGTGGACCCGGCGAACTATGCCGAGTCGCTGGCATACTTTAAGGCCCGAAGCATCGCGGACACGAATTTCGCCGACACGATCCTTGCCGCCGACACGATCGCGGTGATGGATGACGAGATCTTCGGCAAGCCGGAGGGTCGCGAGGATGCGCGGCGCATCCTTTGCAGGCTGTCGGGTTCAAGCCATCGGGTGATTACAGGGGTCGTGCTGATGCATCCGGAGACGGACGCGCGGCAGATGGGTCATTCGATCAGCGTCATCCGCATGCGCAAGCTATCGACGGAGGATATTGAATCCTATCTGGACACCGGTGCATGGGAGGGAAAGGCGGGGGCGTACGGCATTCAGGACCACGGCGATGCATTCGTCGAGCGATACGAGGGGAGCTTCTCCAACATTGTCGGACTGCCGATGGAACTGGTGAAGGACATGTTCGATAAGTGGGTGTGAGGCGCGGCGTGCTGAGATGCCGGGTACGATGCAGAGATGATCGATCTGGGGCCGGTGCTTCCGGTTGTCATTGTCGCCACGATCGCGCTGATCGTCGCGATCTTCGCATATCTCGCGGCGGAAAAGCGGCGGAAGGAGCTAGCCGCCTTTGCCATCGGAATGGGACTGGATTTCACTTCCTCGCCGGGTGACGTGCATGGAAAGTATGAATACTTCACGCCGTTTGGCAGCGGGCACAGTCGCCGTTCGAGGAACCTGATTCACGGCCGGCGAAACCGACTTGTCTGGGAGATGTTTGATTATCGCTACACGACGGGCAGCGGGAAGAATCAGCAGACTCATCGTTACGGCATTATTGCGGCGCAGGTATCGCTGGCCTTCCCGGTGATGCGGATCAGGCCCGAGGGCATATTCGACAAGATCGCCGCCGTGGTCGGTTTCGACGACATTGACTTCGAGAGCGACGCCTTCAGTCGACAATATCACGTCAAGTGCGGCGATCGCAAGGAGGCGTACGACCTGATTCACCCGCAGATGATCGAGTATCTGATGGCGATCAGGCCGTATGACTGGCAGTTCAGCGGACCCTGGATTCTCATTCACAAGAGCGGTAGGTTCTCCGTGGAAGAGATGGCCGCGGCCATGGAGGCGATTGAGGGCTTCCTGGAGCGTGTGCCGGAGTATGTTCGAGAGGACATCGGCCTGGGCTAGGGAGTGATTGTGCAGATCGATTTCGTCGCCAGCGGATTGCCGGACAATGTGCCGATCGGGCTGATCGTCGGCGGGGCCGTTGTTCTGGTGCCGGTGATCTGGTTCATTGCGACGCTGAATCGGTTCGTGCGGCTGCGGAATCTGATC
Proteins encoded in this region:
- a CDS encoding translation initiation factor IF-3 → MSNLRCNEQIRLSPVRVIDENGTMLGVVSTSDAMQRARDVGMDLVEISPNERPPVCKIMDYGKHKYLQSKKHKQKHHEQKLKEVRIRPKTDPHDRNIKMAHARGFLEQGDKVLFTMLFRGRERFHQDIGDESFNDIITNLVDIAKVEQPPKTFGRRMTMVLVPLKVPAPGKPKPPGGAKAAKAPKAKPPQAAPAPEADAATGETASQTDEAASPAS
- a CDS encoding glycosyltransferase family 39 protein encodes the protein MSECVKIPAASGDPSAGPLRRRRTLLCLALLLTAYAVGLCRQIDEPWIRIHDWNGAFYSQLARNALRYPFDIHHGMPLVAVGENAAPQDRSIYATHPAGLVWVIAAAFKLFGESEFAARLTAIAASLLSLALLFDLVRRWMGLPMALLAGFAYAIMPLNVFFGRMVNHEPFCMAAMLFALWCWQFLEAPPTPRTHRLSHLAGFALAIFVCAAIDWPGFLFAALFSLYAAYAWRRNRISGGLCAFVWATTIFSCAAVTLHIVYAGLDGSWHSLWSIFTARTGSGADDRIIIGNAWNHTIDNTSLVTIVFALIGLLGLCSRRFRHFVPIYRLPAAMVLLATGVLWVALFWRQYRVHHYWLFYLGPSLALFTAIGICLLRQITVRLGRIASDGSLVISLLLLILGSHRQCDAFFDSLMIPPEYIAAWKDLNRATPMNDRIQLSRTPFRTEKFGDYEFRNITPPQMAWYLDRPFEVAPPGSQPAQ
- the maf gene encoding septum formation protein Maf, producing the protein MATIRQPDRLVLASTSPRRAELMREAGYQFRVVPPPFAEPEEKHPHVDPANYAESLAYFKARSIADTNFADTILAADTIAVMDDEIFGKPEGREDARRILCRLSGSSHRVITGVVLMHPETDARQMGHSISVIRMRKLSTEDIESYLDTGAWEGKAGAYGIQDHGDAFVERYEGSFSNIVGLPMELVKDMFDKWV